One window of Haemorhous mexicanus isolate bHaeMex1 chromosome 16, bHaeMex1.pri, whole genome shotgun sequence genomic DNA carries:
- the LOC132334664 gene encoding hydrocephalus-inducing protein-like — translation MASGLPKKTPPPRLLLRERLKPNTLPSAAPKQSWFGVSPPEVVFQNFVAREISEMELSLINKDKIPWLVKVSMESCPYFQLACPRDVYHVVPAGASAPVRIRFSPAENKDYCHQLVCMTARERIIVPIRAIGARAVLDFPAQLDFSKCADQGSTQKTLLVRNVGTQAARYQLSTQSPFSVVPATGALGAGDTVQVTVGFHPRASGDHWGSLAEGEIGPNCLAEIKVTFKPLEALEYGSVAYCSISGRESRLPLQLRGEGQGPLVELSSQTLDLGNVFVNTPHVYEVKLMNRGALDAPFTCIPSATKVGSCFKFAPEEGIIAAGGSQTVQISFSATVLGSFEEEFQLRVAGSPMPAILTIKGSVSALSLHFDLPELDFGDISFGFPYTQRCRLTNSSAVPLTFQLRMSDDGTQPAVDSVDQIRRHSDPAWRKGIHFYVEPREFTMNPSRGTILPQGHQDIEVTLCSNTVMEFRRRMLVDLEGIGKGVTKLFITARCLVPELQVSPYVLQYDECHLKVPYEKKLVIRNPSHLPGCYGLIPQPQSTAEIPVVVEVQALGEHRTNVLIGVFGDERNPLAFSVLPLSGVLQPGQSQQVSSTFSGHLSSTSNVTELCHVEGGPTCEVLVTGEASEGN, via the exons attcCTTGGCTGGTGAAGGTGTCCATGGAGAGCTGCCCTTATTTCCAGCTGGCGTGCCCCAGGGATGTGTACCATGTGGTGCCAGCAGGCGCCTCTGCCCCTGTGCGCATCCGCTTCAGCCCCGCCGAGAACAAG gattattgCCACCAGCTGGTCTGCATGACTGCAAGGGAAAGGATCATTGTGCCAATTCGGGCCATTGGTGCCCGAGCTGTCCTggacttccctgcccagctggatttctccaagtgTGCAGaccagggcagcacccagaagaCTCTGCTGGTGCGCAATGTCGGTACCCAGGCAGCTCGttaccagctgagcacccagag TCCTTTCTCCGTGGTGCCggccacaggagctctgggcgcTGGTGACACCGtgcaggtgacagtgggatTTCACCCGCGGGCCAGCGGTGACCactggggctccctggca GAGGGAGAAATCGGGCCGAATTGTTTGGCCGAAATCAAGGTGACCTTCAAACCCCTGGAAGCACTGGAGTATGGAAGTGTGGcttactgcagcatctcag GCCGTGAGAgcaggctgcccctgcagctccgaGGGGAAGGCCAAGGACCCTTGGTTGAACTCAGCTCTCAGACTCTGGACCTTGGGAACGTTTTTGTCAACACCCCCCACGTCTatgag gtgaaactgATGAACCGAGGAGCTCTTGATGCTCCCTTCACCTGCATCCCTTCAGCCACCAAGGTGGGCTCCTGCTTCAAGTTTGCACCCGAGGAGGGCATcattgcagcaggagggagccagaCTGTGCAGATCTCCTTCAGTGCCACCGTGTTGGGCAGCTTTGAGGAAGAGTTccagctcagagtggctggatCTCCTATGCCTGCCATCCTGACCATCAA GGGCAGCGTCAGTGCACTGAGTTTACACTTCGACCTCCCTGAGCTCGACTTCGGGGACATCTCCTTTG GCTTTCCCTACACCCAGCGCTGTCGCCTCACCAACAGCTCCGCGGTGCCGCTGACGTTCCAGCTCCGCATGTCGGACGATGGCACGCAGCCGGCTGTTGACAGCGTGGATCAGATCCGCAGGCACAGCgacccagcctggaggaagggaatCCATTTCTATGTTGAGCCCAGGGAGTTCACCATGAATCCCAGCCGAGGGACCAtcctcccccagggacaccaggacatcgAG gTGACCCTGTGTTCCAACACGGTGATGGAGTTCCGCCGGAGGATGCTGGTGGACCTGGAGGGCATTGGCAAGGGAGTGACAAAACTGTTCATCACAGCCAG ATGTCTCGTGCCTGAGCTCCAAGTGTCCCCCTATGTGCTCCAGTACGATGAGTGCCACCTGAAGGTGCCCTATGAGAAGAAGCTCGTCATCAGGAATCCCAgccacctccctggctgctacgGGCTTATTCCCCAG ccccagagcacagcagagatcccagTTGTGGTGGAGGTGCAGGCGCTGGGCGAGCATCGCACCAACGTTCTCATCGGCGTGTTCGGGGATGAGAGAAACCCCCTG GCTTTCAGTGTCCTGCCActctcaggtgtgctgcagccaggacagagccagcaggtctCTTCCACCTTCTCTggccacctcagcagcacctccaatGTCACCGAGCTGTGCCACGTGGAGGGAGGCCCCACCTGTGAGGTGCTGGTGACCGGGGAGGCCTCAg aagGGAACTGA